A single genomic interval of Oceanithermus profundus DSM 14977 harbors:
- a CDS encoding cytochrome c-type protein torc → MKRLITTQRLGGVLAGAALALAALALLASAPQPAPDRYCTVQTNPLYTAPQATASSCGRLELAVPLRVLETSDGWARVQLEGWQLQGSPTVLYALEGVRIREAILDACAQAKLQVLKTVTDEDTGQVWNKVRLAGFWVPEKALSRDLRKPWATAEALYKKNCSACHALHDPAQFTANQWPQVLKSMTSRTPLDKTQIAWITKYLQYHAKGIDPDKVPLPCGLTPAKPKSPPPEPAPPAGSGSR, encoded by the coding sequence GTGAAGCGATTGATCACGACGCAACGACTCGGGGGGGTCCTGGCCGGCGCCGCGCTGGCGCTGGCGGCGCTGGCCCTGCTGGCCTCGGCCCCCCAGCCGGCCCCCGACCGCTACTGCACCGTGCAGACCAACCCCCTCTACACCGCGCCCCAGGCCACGGCCTCGAGCTGCGGTCGGCTGGAGCTGGCCGTGCCCCTACGGGTGCTCGAAACGAGCGACGGCTGGGCCCGGGTCCAGCTGGAGGGCTGGCAGCTGCAGGGCTCCCCCACCGTCCTCTATGCCCTCGAAGGGGTGCGCATCCGCGAAGCGATCCTGGACGCCTGCGCCCAGGCGAAGCTGCAGGTGCTCAAGACGGTCACCGACGAGGACACCGGGCAGGTGTGGAACAAGGTCCGCCTCGCCGGCTTCTGGGTCCCCGAAAAGGCGCTGTCCCGGGACCTGCGCAAGCCCTGGGCGACCGCAGAGGCCCTCTACAAGAAGAACTGCTCGGCCTGCCACGCGCTGCACGACCCCGCCCAGTTCACGGCCAACCAGTGGCCCCAGGTGCTGAAGTCGATGACCTCGCGCACGCCGCTCGACAAGACCCAGATCGCCTGGATCACCAAGTACCTGCAGTACCACGCCAAGGGGATCGACCCCGACAAGGTGCCGCTCCCCTGCGGGCTCACCCCCGCCAAGCCGAAGAGCCCCCCGCCCGAACCGGCGCCCCCGGCCGGCTCGGGGTCGCGTTAA
- the fmt gene encoding methionyl-tRNA formyltransferase translates to MRRRLAFFGSPAWAVPVLEALARAHDVVLVVTQPDKPKGRGLKTQPSPVAQAAERLGLEVVKPRRLRRDPEIAERLRALDLDAAVVAAYGQIIPEALLQIPRYGFLNIHPSLLPKYRGAAPVNWALIHGEPETGVSIMRLDAGMDTGPVFVQERTPIGPGETAVELSERLRDRGVALLLDVLERLETARPEPQTGEPSYAPLLGKEDGRIRWNEPARKVYDRHRGVQPWPGSWFEHGGKRVKVLEMRPVDGRGRPGEVLEVGPEGVRVATGEGAVELITVQPEGKRPMPAADWARGHGVAPGVRLGGG, encoded by the coding sequence GTGCGCCGCCGCCTCGCCTTCTTCGGCTCGCCCGCCTGGGCCGTCCCGGTGCTCGAGGCGCTGGCGCGCGCGCACGACGTGGTGCTGGTGGTCACCCAGCCCGACAAACCCAAGGGCCGGGGCCTGAAGACCCAGCCCAGCCCGGTGGCGCAGGCCGCCGAGCGGCTGGGCCTGGAAGTGGTCAAGCCGCGCCGGCTGCGCAGGGACCCGGAGATCGCCGAGCGGCTGCGGGCGCTGGACCTCGACGCCGCGGTGGTGGCCGCCTACGGCCAGATCATCCCCGAGGCGCTGCTGCAGATCCCCAGGTACGGCTTCCTCAACATCCACCCCTCGCTCCTGCCCAAGTACCGCGGCGCGGCGCCGGTGAACTGGGCGCTGATCCACGGCGAACCCGAGACCGGCGTCAGCATCATGCGCCTCGACGCCGGGATGGACACGGGCCCGGTCTTCGTCCAGGAGCGCACCCCCATCGGGCCCGGCGAGACCGCCGTGGAGCTTTCGGAGCGGCTGCGCGACCGCGGCGTCGCGCTGCTGCTGGACGTGCTCGAGCGCCTGGAGACCGCCCGTCCCGAACCGCAGACGGGCGAGCCCAGCTACGCCCCGCTGCTAGGGAAAGAGGACGGGCGCATCCGCTGGAACGAGCCGGCCCGCAAGGTCTACGACCGCCACCGCGGGGTGCAGCCCTGGCCCGGGAGCTGGTTCGAGCACGGGGGCAAACGGGTCAAGGTTTTGGAAATGCGCCCCGTGGACGGTCGAGGCCGGCCCGGAGAGGTGCTGGAAGTCGGGCCCGAAGGCGTGCGCGTGGCCACCGGCGAGGGCGCGGTCGAACTGATCACCGTCCAGCCCGAAGGCAAGCGGCCCATGCCCGCCGCGGACTGGGCCCGGGGCCACGGGGTGGCCCCGGGCGTCCGCCTGGGCGGGGGTTAA
- the def gene encoding peptide deformylase, giving the protein MAEVLPIRLYGDPVLRKKARPVQDFSDLEELAENMVETMFEYGGVGLAAPQVGLSRRLFVAAEYALEEEEAEADEEERPKSALRNLYVMVNPRITHREGTQVGTEGCLSIPGVYSDDVPRDLQIRVEYQDVTGAPRTLEAEGYLARVIQHELDHLEGVLFLDRIPAELRRAFLEEHRAELAEMQRKAKAFLRELQTEQG; this is encoded by the coding sequence ATGGCGGAAGTGCTGCCCATTCGGCTCTACGGCGACCCGGTGCTGCGCAAGAAGGCGCGGCCGGTGCAGGATTTCTCGGACCTCGAGGAGCTGGCCGAGAACATGGTGGAGACGATGTTCGAGTACGGCGGGGTGGGCCTCGCCGCGCCCCAGGTGGGGCTTTCGCGCCGCCTCTTCGTGGCCGCCGAGTACGCGCTCGAAGAGGAGGAGGCCGAGGCCGACGAAGAGGAACGGCCGAAGAGCGCCCTGCGGAACCTCTACGTGATGGTCAACCCCCGCATCACCCACCGCGAGGGCACCCAGGTGGGCACCGAGGGCTGCCTCTCCATCCCCGGCGTCTACTCCGACGACGTGCCCCGCGACCTGCAGATCCGCGTCGAGTACCAGGACGTGACCGGAGCGCCGCGCACCCTCGAGGCCGAGGGCTACCTGGCGCGGGTGATCCAGCACGAGCTGGACCACCTCGAGGGGGTGCTCTTCCTCGACCGCATCCCCGCCGAGCTGCGCCGGGCCTTCCTGGAGGAGCACCGCGCCGAGCTGGCCGAGATGCAGCGCAAGGCCAAGGCCTTCCTGCGCGAGCTCCAGACCGAGCAGGGGTGA
- a CDS encoding CdaR family protein: MRPSELLRRTLHNWPIKLAAVLTALVLWYQLREVEPVVERSLERPLEVVGLGEDRAVVGLPKTVIVRFRGTARIVENLNPGAVIVFIDLSGVNEGPFAANVQVRAPSGVQIAEVVPAKVEARVERLGAGVLPVEVYAPGSVVTFEPDSVEMRGPAGLVERARAAVGVDLTAEGTVRLVAFDEAGTPLPELTLDPDTARITFRSPTLARKEVDLVLLPAPRDLHPVRVEAPAKVTLVGPPGVLGQITAVQAEAEWRVGEYTAPLELLLPPDVDAIGVVLAKLKVEPAKPLE; this comes from the coding sequence ATGAGGCCCTCTGAGCTGTTGCGCCGCACCCTCCACAACTGGCCCATCAAGCTGGCGGCGGTGCTGACGGCGCTGGTGCTGTGGTACCAGCTGCGCGAGGTGGAGCCGGTGGTCGAGCGCAGCCTGGAGCGGCCGCTCGAGGTGGTGGGCCTGGGCGAGGACCGTGCGGTGGTGGGCCTGCCCAAGACCGTGATCGTCCGTTTCCGAGGCACCGCGCGCATCGTCGAGAACCTCAACCCCGGCGCGGTGATCGTCTTCATCGACCTTTCCGGGGTCAACGAGGGGCCCTTCGCCGCGAACGTGCAGGTGCGCGCCCCCAGCGGGGTGCAGATCGCCGAGGTGGTGCCGGCCAAGGTGGAGGCCCGGGTCGAGCGCCTGGGCGCGGGGGTGCTGCCGGTCGAGGTCTACGCCCCCGGCAGCGTCGTGACCTTCGAGCCCGACAGCGTGGAGATGCGCGGCCCGGCCGGCCTGGTGGAGCGGGCGCGGGCGGCCGTGGGGGTGGACCTGACCGCCGAGGGCACGGTGCGCCTCGTCGCCTTCGACGAGGCCGGGACCCCGCTGCCCGAGCTCACCCTCGACCCCGACACCGCCCGCATCACCTTCCGCTCCCCCACCCTGGCGCGCAAGGAGGTGGACCTGGTGCTGCTGCCGGCCCCGCGCGACCTGCACCCCGTGCGGGTCGAGGCTCCGGCGAAGGTTACGCTGGTGGGCCCGCCGGGGGTGCTGGGGCAGATCACCGCGGTCCAGGCCGAGGCCGAGTGGCGCGTGGGCGAGTACACCGCCCCGCTCGAGCTGCTGCTGCCGCCCGACGTGGACGCCATCGGCGTGGTTCTGGCCAAGCTGAAGGTGGAACCCGCCAAGCCACTGGAGTAG
- the cdaA gene encoding diadenylate cyclase CdaA, whose amino-acid sequence MNLSWRDVIDILAVATVLYYTYGLLAETRAMNLVRGLIVYVLVWFAAEQLGLTTLSWLLGNAATLGMFALIVVFQPELRGVLERLGRGRLRENRLDVEAARELLRAVERMAARRLGAIVALERRTPLGEYAVTGEVLDARVSARLLETLFTVGTPLHDGGAIMRGRRLVAAGCVFPLSERDDLKYLGTRHRAAVGLSEVSDAFVIVVSEERGTIRIAERGELSPNLTPSELKDRLREVLDEAL is encoded by the coding sequence ATGAACCTCAGCTGGCGGGACGTAATCGACATTTTGGCGGTGGCCACGGTGCTCTACTACACCTACGGCCTCCTCGCCGAAACCCGGGCCATGAACTTGGTCCGGGGTTTAATCGTCTACGTCCTCGTCTGGTTCGCCGCCGAGCAGCTGGGGCTGACCACCCTCTCCTGGCTTTTGGGCAACGCCGCGACGCTGGGGATGTTCGCGCTGATCGTCGTCTTCCAGCCCGAGCTGCGGGGCGTGCTCGAGCGCCTGGGGCGCGGCCGCCTGCGCGAGAACCGGCTCGACGTCGAAGCCGCGCGCGAGCTGCTGCGCGCCGTCGAGCGCATGGCCGCCCGCCGCCTGGGTGCCATCGTGGCCCTGGAGCGGCGCACCCCGCTGGGCGAGTACGCGGTCACCGGCGAGGTGCTCGACGCCCGCGTCTCGGCGCGGCTGCTCGAGACCCTGTTCACCGTCGGCACCCCGCTGCACGACGGCGGCGCGATCATGCGGGGCCGGCGGCTCGTCGCCGCGGGCTGCGTCTTCCCGCTCTCGGAACGCGACGACCTCAAGTACCTGGGCACCCGCCACCGCGCCGCGGTGGGGCTTTCCGAGGTCTCCGACGCCTTCGTGATCGTGGTCAGCGAGGAGCGGGGGACGATCCGCATCGCCGAGCGCGGCGAGCTCTCCCCCAACCTCACCCCCTCCGAGCTGAAGGACCGCCTGCGGGAGGTGCTCGATGAGGCCCTCTGA
- a CDS encoding phosphopentomutase: MKIVTVVLDSVGLGYLPDAPAFGDEGADTLDHTVLKTGIELPNLAKLGLGNVPGVHTLPLEPHPLGAWGRMMEKNPGKDSSTGHWEFVGIHLDHPFRTFPEGFPEELMERFSQAIGGRGWLLNKPYSGTDAIRDYGEEHLKTGKPIVYTSADSVFQIAAHTDVVPLETLYEWCEKARGLLTGEYAVARVIARPFAGEPGHFYRLNEKRHDYALVPPDNVLDALVAAGREVVGVGKIPDLYAHKGFTREVASGSNTEGIAKTLDLMDEPIDGLIFTNLVDFDAKYGHRRNPQGYAEALLEFDRALPRFLEKLGPEDYLFIVSDHGNDPTYRGTDHTREYAMLLVAGPGMAGRDLGTRATFADLGATWAKLLETRWEGPGDSVI, from the coding sequence ATGAAGATCGTGACCGTCGTGCTCGACTCCGTGGGGCTCGGCTACCTGCCCGACGCGCCCGCGTTCGGCGACGAGGGCGCCGACACCCTCGACCACACCGTCCTGAAGACCGGGATCGAGCTGCCGAACCTGGCCAAACTGGGCCTGGGCAACGTGCCCGGCGTGCACACCCTGCCGCTCGAGCCCCATCCCCTGGGGGCCTGGGGCCGCATGATGGAGAAGAACCCCGGCAAGGACAGCTCCACCGGCCACTGGGAGTTCGTGGGCATCCACCTGGACCACCCCTTCCGCACCTTCCCCGAGGGCTTCCCCGAAGAGCTGATGGAAAGGTTCTCTCAGGCCATCGGCGGCCGCGGCTGGCTGCTCAACAAGCCCTACTCGGGCACCGACGCCATCCGCGACTACGGCGAGGAGCACCTGAAGACGGGCAAGCCGATCGTCTACACCTCGGCCGACTCGGTCTTCCAGATCGCCGCCCACACCGACGTGGTGCCGCTCGAGACCCTCTACGAATGGTGCGAGAAGGCCCGCGGGCTGCTCACCGGCGAGTACGCCGTGGCCCGGGTGATCGCCCGTCCCTTCGCCGGCGAGCCCGGCCACTTCTACCGCCTCAACGAAAAACGCCACGACTACGCCCTGGTGCCGCCCGACAACGTCCTCGACGCCCTGGTGGCCGCCGGCCGCGAGGTGGTGGGGGTGGGCAAGATCCCCGACCTTTACGCCCACAAGGGCTTCACCCGCGAGGTCGCTTCGGGCAGCAACACCGAGGGCATCGCCAAGACGCTGGATCTGATGGACGAGCCGATAGACGGGCTGATCTTCACCAACCTGGTGGACTTCGACGCCAAGTACGGCCACCGCCGCAACCCCCAGGGCTACGCCGAGGCGCTGCTCGAGTTCGACCGGGCGCTGCCGCGCTTCCTCGAGAAGCTGGGCCCCGAGGACTACCTCTTCATCGTGAGCGACCACGGCAACGACCCCACCTACCGCGGCACCGACCACACCCGCGAGTACGCCATGCTGCTGGTCGCCGGGCCCGGAATGGCGGGGCGCGACCTGGGCACCCGCGCGACCTTCGCCGACCTGGGGGCGACCTGGGCCAAGTTGCTGGAAACCCGCTGGGAAGGCCCGGGGGATTCGGTAATCTAG
- a CDS encoding DNA polymerase Y family protein gives MPGKYIFLDMNAYFASVEQQLRPELRGRPVCVVPLEADTTFCIAASYEARFYRVKTGTRVREARRMAPNLAVVEARPRVYVEVHRRILEAVERVLPVEEVLSIDEMRFALMKNERPHARALALELKAAIRREVGPWLRASAGIAPNRYLAKVATELEKPDGLVEIREEDLPEALWPLALRDLHGIGRRMEARLHRHGIFTVRQLTQLSCPAMRRIWGGVVGERLWRALRGEDLPPVPTRRRSVGHSHVLPPELRHPEGARKTLVRLLHKAAARLRRKGYWTRHLTVYATQMHAPTWVQGTWLETTQDTRRLLNALVRLWDEDPPPEPFKVGLVLEHLVPERDTSPPLWPEARRGYRLAHALDRINALYGPDTVYFAGMHGLDYAGEDRIAFGEVPQIEVAQKPQPRRSRARPV, from the coding sequence ATGCCTGGCAAGTACATCTTCCTCGACATGAACGCCTACTTCGCCTCGGTGGAGCAGCAGCTGCGCCCCGAGCTGCGGGGACGGCCGGTCTGCGTGGTACCCCTCGAGGCCGACACCACCTTCTGCATCGCCGCCAGCTACGAGGCCCGGTTCTACCGGGTCAAGACCGGCACCCGCGTGCGCGAGGCCCGGCGCATGGCCCCGAACCTGGCGGTGGTGGAGGCGCGGCCGCGGGTCTACGTGGAGGTGCACCGCCGCATCCTGGAGGCCGTCGAGCGGGTGCTCCCCGTGGAGGAGGTGCTCTCGATCGACGAGATGCGCTTCGCCCTCATGAAGAACGAACGCCCCCACGCCCGGGCGCTGGCGCTCGAGCTCAAGGCCGCGATCCGGCGCGAGGTGGGCCCGTGGCTGCGCGCCTCGGCGGGCATCGCCCCCAACCGCTACCTGGCCAAGGTGGCCACCGAGCTGGAGAAGCCCGACGGGCTGGTGGAGATCCGCGAAGAGGACCTGCCCGAGGCGCTCTGGCCCCTGGCCCTGCGCGACCTCCACGGCATCGGCCGCCGCATGGAGGCGCGGCTGCACCGCCACGGGATCTTCACCGTGCGCCAGCTCACCCAGCTTTCCTGTCCGGCGATGCGGCGCATCTGGGGCGGGGTGGTGGGCGAGCGCCTGTGGCGCGCCCTGCGCGGCGAGGACCTGCCCCCGGTGCCCACCCGGCGGCGCAGCGTGGGGCACTCGCACGTGCTCCCTCCCGAACTGCGCCACCCCGAAGGGGCCCGCAAGACGCTGGTGCGCCTGCTGCACAAGGCCGCCGCGCGCCTGCGGCGCAAGGGGTACTGGACCCGCCACCTCACCGTCTACGCCACCCAGATGCACGCCCCCACCTGGGTGCAGGGGACCTGGCTGGAGACCACCCAGGACACCCGGCGGCTCCTGAACGCCCTCGTCCGCCTCTGGGACGAGGACCCGCCGCCCGAACCCTTCAAGGTGGGGCTGGTGCTCGAGCACCTGGTGCCCGAACGCGACACCTCCCCGCCGCTGTGGCCCGAGGCGCGCCGGGGCTACCGGCTGGCCCACGCGCTCGACCGCATCAACGCCCTCTACGGCCCCGACACCGTTTACTTCGCCGGCATGCACGGCCTCGACTACGCCGGCGAGGACCGCATCGCCTTCGGCGAGGTGCCGCAGATCGAGGTGGCCCAAAAGCCCCAACCCCGCCGCAGCCGGGCGCGGCCGGTATGA
- a CDS encoding HD domain-containing phosphohydrolase: MYRVLVVTRGPLPARVTVGFHRAASAEEAWAALEKEPFDALVAERAFEAAFAELDHLPVFFFEHARELPAVLEELRDRMLERYKTLLENGRDVVYVIDPEGTIRYVSPSVQRLGYRPPPPGVRINLLRFLQPEDQRHAREALEALAREPGKALTFRFRGRDARGRRRVFRVWGKNLSHVPAVGGLVLHVRDVTREDALERRVKEEGALLAGLVATLPGVAWQARVAPDEDPLRAPALYQSPRSREVLGYDAAELGRPGAYYDYVHPEDREGAVALARQALREPGVFHTTRYRFLHGRHGVWVWLSDTVRYDPATQLLSGYTEDVTMDVARSQALAESESRFRTLAETAPAVILMWQDDRLVFANRATRRLTGYDDDELRSRPVWEFVHPEDRELVKTRGLERLRGRRPAERYAFRILTKSGAVRWLDYSAASIEIDGEPAVLGVGLDVTEAKEKELDLELFARVAQALRQSEELETMMQAGLEAVASFFHAPAGAIVLYGEEGARTEAFSALGWMRNLRPAPQLEPQSLIAATLEGGRPLVVEEIARDPRLRAAVRPQVPPGWSGVYLPLPAGRRFVGALALAWPKPPPGARELQRLELAAETIGNAVQRASLRQVLARRVQNLESLRTLDQVIAHSLDLEASIEALLDEAMRLPVAAVGIWTYAPEEHVLVHHAARGLSTPLPEELRRLPLGKTPIGAAALTRKPAALDDLSGTPFAPLRLQALRAWPMLAKGELLAVFVAFSDRAWNLSADDQSFLETLVTQGSIAIDNLRRFEALQRTQAELENAYDLTLWGWARAVELRDQETAGHTQRVTELALKLGRELGLGPHELEDLRRGAILHDVGKLAIPDAILLKPGPLTPEEWAVMKRHPLHAYEWLRDIPFLRRALKVPLYHHERWDGSGYPHGLAGEAIPFLARIFTVADVFDALTSDRPYRPAWPLEKALDYVRKETGRQFDPQVVEAFLRLLDRGEL, translated from the coding sequence GTGTACCGAGTCCTCGTGGTCACGCGCGGGCCCCTGCCCGCCCGGGTCACCGTCGGGTTTCACCGGGCCGCCTCCGCCGAGGAGGCGTGGGCGGCGCTGGAAAAGGAACCCTTCGACGCCCTGGTGGCGGAGCGTGCCTTCGAGGCGGCCTTCGCGGAGCTGGACCACCTGCCCGTCTTCTTCTTCGAGCACGCACGGGAGCTGCCCGCGGTCCTCGAAGAACTGCGCGACCGGATGCTCGAGCGCTACAAGACCCTGCTGGAGAACGGCCGCGACGTGGTCTACGTCATCGATCCGGAGGGCACGATCCGCTACGTCAGCCCCAGCGTGCAGCGGCTGGGCTACCGTCCTCCACCCCCGGGGGTGCGCATCAACCTGCTGCGCTTCCTCCAGCCCGAGGACCAGCGCCACGCCCGCGAGGCGCTCGAGGCCCTGGCCCGGGAACCCGGCAAGGCGCTGACCTTCCGCTTCCGGGGGCGCGACGCCCGCGGCCGCCGGCGCGTCTTCCGCGTCTGGGGCAAGAACCTGAGCCACGTTCCCGCGGTGGGCGGGCTGGTGCTGCACGTGCGCGACGTCACCCGCGAAGACGCGCTGGAGCGACGGGTCAAGGAAGAGGGCGCGCTGCTCGCGGGCCTGGTGGCCACGCTGCCCGGCGTCGCCTGGCAGGCCCGCGTCGCCCCCGACGAGGACCCGCTGCGGGCTCCGGCGCTGTACCAGTCGCCGCGCAGCCGCGAGGTGCTCGGCTACGACGCGGCCGAGCTCGGCCGGCCCGGGGCCTACTACGACTACGTGCACCCCGAGGACCGGGAGGGTGCGGTCGCGCTGGCGCGGCAGGCGCTGCGCGAGCCCGGGGTCTTTCACACCACGCGCTACCGCTTCCTGCACGGACGCCACGGGGTGTGGGTCTGGCTCTCCGACACCGTGCGCTACGACCCCGCCACCCAGCTGCTGAGCGGCTACACCGAGGACGTCACCATGGACGTGGCGCGCAGCCAGGCCCTGGCCGAGTCGGAGTCCCGCTTCCGCACCCTCGCCGAGACCGCACCCGCGGTCATCCTGATGTGGCAGGACGACCGGCTCGTCTTCGCCAACCGGGCCACCCGCCGGCTCACCGGCTACGACGACGACGAGCTGCGGAGCCGGCCGGTCTGGGAGTTCGTCCATCCCGAGGACCGCGAGCTCGTCAAGACCCGGGGGCTGGAGCGGCTGCGCGGCCGCCGGCCCGCCGAGCGCTACGCCTTCCGCATCCTCACCAAGTCGGGGGCGGTGCGCTGGCTCGACTACTCGGCGGCCAGCATCGAGATCGACGGGGAGCCCGCGGTGCTGGGCGTGGGGCTCGACGTCACCGAGGCCAAGGAGAAGGAGCTCGACCTCGAGCTCTTCGCGCGCGTCGCCCAGGCGCTGCGGCAGTCCGAAGAACTGGAAACAATGATGCAGGCGGGGTTGGAAGCCGTGGCCTCGTTCTTCCATGCCCCCGCCGGGGCCATCGTGCTCTACGGCGAGGAGGGCGCGCGCACCGAAGCCTTCAGCGCCCTCGGCTGGATGCGGAACCTGCGCCCCGCTCCGCAGCTCGAGCCCCAGAGCCTGATCGCCGCCACCCTCGAGGGCGGCCGCCCCCTCGTCGTCGAAGAGATCGCCCGCGACCCGCGCCTGCGGGCGGCCGTCCGCCCCCAGGTGCCGCCCGGGTGGTCGGGGGTCTACCTGCCGCTGCCCGCGGGACGGCGTTTCGTGGGCGCCCTGGCCCTCGCCTGGCCCAAGCCGCCCCCGGGGGCGCGGGAGCTGCAACGGCTCGAACTGGCCGCCGAAACGATCGGCAACGCGGTGCAGCGGGCCTCGTTGCGGCAGGTCCTCGCCCGCCGGGTGCAGAACCTCGAGTCGCTGCGCACGCTCGACCAGGTCATCGCCCACAGCCTCGACCTGGAGGCCAGCATCGAGGCCCTGCTGGACGAGGCCATGCGCCTGCCCGTCGCCGCCGTGGGGATCTGGACCTACGCCCCGGAAGAGCACGTGCTCGTCCACCACGCCGCGCGCGGCCTGAGCACGCCGCTGCCCGAGGAGCTGCGCCGGCTCCCCCTGGGCAAGACGCCCATCGGCGCCGCCGCCCTGACGCGCAAGCCCGCAGCCCTCGACGACCTGAGCGGCACCCCCTTCGCGCCCTTGCGCCTGCAGGCGCTGCGCGCCTGGCCGATGCTGGCCAAGGGGGAGCTGCTCGCCGTCTTCGTCGCTTTCAGCGACCGGGCCTGGAACCTCTCGGCCGACGACCAGAGCTTCCTGGAAACGCTGGTGACCCAGGGGTCGATCGCCATCGACAACCTGCGCCGTTTCGAGGCCTTGCAGCGCACCCAGGCCGAGCTGGAGAACGCCTACGACCTCACCCTCTGGGGCTGGGCGCGGGCCGTCGAGCTGCGCGACCAGGAAACCGCCGGGCACACCCAGCGGGTGACCGAGCTGGCGCTAAAGCTCGGCCGCGAGCTCGGCCTCGGCCCCCACGAGCTGGAAGACCTGCGCCGCGGCGCGATCCTGCACGACGTGGGCAAGCTGGCCATCCCCGACGCCATCCTGCTGAAGCCCGGCCCCCTCACCCCCGAGGAGTGGGCGGTGATGAAGCGGCACCCCCTGCACGCCTACGAGTGGCTGCGGGACATCCCCTTCCTGCGCCGGGCCCTCAAGGTGCCGCTCTACCACCACGAACGCTGGGACGGCAGCGGTTACCCCCACGGTCTGGCGGGGGAGGCCATCCCCTTCCTGGCGCGCATCTTCACGGTGGCCGACGTCTTCGACGCCCTCACCTCCGACCGCCCCTACCGCCCCGCCTGGCCGCTGGAGAAGGCGCTCGACTACGTCCGCAAGGAGACCGGGCGGCAGTTCGACCCACAGGTGGTCGAGGCCTTTCTGCGGCTGCTCGACCGCGGCGAGCTCTAA